The Microbacterium sp. LWO12-1.2 genome includes a window with the following:
- a CDS encoding GH92 family glycosyl hydrolase — MRVPSPRNARPARRSWAAAGVAVTVSLAMLTPVQASAAAGSTFASSFESTDAAPALTGTGNAINVTGSQFAPGSVLGGVTAVTASAQNTPNEGAAFLADGNASSKWLAFTNKAWVQYQLAQPQPMVRYTLTSGNDEPDRDPKDFRVQGSNNGTDWVTVDERSGELFSGRGETRTFTLAAPSAEYTYYRLDVLATKTPSKNIVQLAGWEPIAVDGASPEPADLKLQIGNGPTSSDTAKTGVGFTGTKALQYTGRHLAAGPASSTSVLYDDVDLAVADDSELSYLVFPVLDGEQTYAATFVAVDLTFDDGTSLSTSGAVDSYGYGANARQQGQSNVLWPNQWNKVTVDLGQFAGRTVDDILFTYDHPGTDVKGVEVPTGETAFSGWLDDVAIGAAEELDTTDGLVSYVDTRRGTNSTGGFSRGNNLPATAWPNGFNFITPMTNADNVGTLYQYQRANNAQNLPALNGIGFSHQPSIWMGDRNQIAVLPAANANPTSSLNDRKLTFRHENETARPDIYGVEFDNGINTEVTATDHGAIYRFEFTGDASSVLIDQLVNSSKLTISGDTVSGWVDGGSGYPGRTRMFVYGTFDREPTASGATTRGDRNGTARYAAFDTTTDRTVELRLSSSFISQDQAKANHGFELEGVSFDRAHKAVRDAWNERLSVVHDVKGASDTQLVTLYSSLYRLNLYPNSQFENTGTATKPVYKYASPVSATSGSASDTQTNAEIVDGKIYVNNGFWDTYRTAWPLYSLLYPDVTEELVDGFVQQYRDGGWVARWSSPGYADLMTGTSSDVAFADAYLAGALSTDTALEAYDAAVKNATVLPESNAVGRKGLGQSIFLGYTEASTHESASWGLEGYINDFGIAEMAKALSEDPKTPTDRVAQLKEEATYFEARAEHYVEMYNPEAGTFTSRNADGSWTSGADFDKKAWGGAFTEASAWTFGFHAPHDVDGLAALYGGRQELVDVMHDFLTTREKADYSGIHEAREARDVRLGMLGMSNQIAHHIPYVLAEAGDPSGAQELIRDIQDRLFVGSDIGQGYAGDEDNGEFSAWYVFSALGFYPLEVGSGNYTIGTPLFDSATLSIGGTDLVINAPGASAGKDYVAGVSINGTAVEETTFDGDLVREGGTLDFTMSAEPSAWGSKDLGEELEVPTTLVDATKVGRGTLTATDGTPVGSLIDDNMNSKVTFAGDSTELVWTSQSGPVSIGQYTLTSAAKADAPSSWTLQGSVDGKTWTEIDSREGETFMWDTQTRPFTAQNADGFTSVKLTLTSKSETLSLSEVELFASSSAADGLQISAGAPQRVKVDTEFTGSLATIVGTETEASGYTVTVDYGDGAEMTDVKLVRDDLGGWKVSAPHTFTAPGTYSAAVTVRDSSGAVAQTTATVTVYRDETLVGAFNNVCIGDLGVTAANCDSQGHGYYRDKLVADGFVQGETLTIPGTELTYDLPAIPAGAPDNITGEGQTVRLSLGSGATQLSFIGTATESNRDSEAVLHFTDGSTQTVTISLGDWVGASGNPYKQNTVLTISEGRLSGTGAESGGAKNTAIFATAPITLDVDDKGAPKVVESLTMPKEPGSLNDGRVHIFAIGSDGDRSAAAPLNVEAGTVSGQIAGEAFDATLATVTGGAGDSTAIVNWGDGSPVAAVDVEDGAVAAGHTYATAGTFTVTVTADDGVQSADATLEIAVEEPEPEYAPEIAAPEEAHPGDSVEITGTGFAPGENVSIRIDDEEAVVVKADDDGAIRGDIIVPEDAVDGDHPVVALGDVSNVEARTSLRVTAETSAPQSTSVTLTAGTDDAVAGESVELTATVTPAGAAGKVDFIEGDTVVGSATVTAGTATADVLIATSGTHTFVARFVPSDPEAYRGSESAPLTLEVRGTPVLEAELVIGQKSVMQGGSVEVIGRGFASGEKVTLTLHSDPIRLGEVTADGTGAFRVQLTVPASAPVGAHTLIAEGVDSGLSAEGALRVTAAAGGGDGLAGTGGAIPLTLISLLLVLLAAGGVLVVRRRRVES; from the coding sequence ATGAGGGTCCCCAGCCCGAGGAATGCACGACCCGCCCGCCGATCATGGGCGGCGGCCGGCGTCGCGGTGACGGTGAGCCTGGCCATGCTGACGCCGGTTCAGGCGTCCGCTGCGGCCGGTTCGACGTTCGCGTCATCGTTCGAGTCGACTGATGCCGCGCCCGCGCTGACCGGCACCGGCAACGCGATCAACGTCACCGGCAGCCAGTTCGCCCCCGGCAGCGTGCTCGGCGGCGTCACTGCCGTGACGGCATCCGCCCAGAACACTCCGAACGAAGGTGCAGCCTTCCTCGCCGACGGCAACGCCTCCTCGAAGTGGCTCGCCTTCACGAACAAGGCGTGGGTGCAGTATCAGCTCGCGCAGCCGCAGCCCATGGTGCGCTACACCCTCACCTCCGGCAACGACGAGCCCGACCGCGACCCGAAGGACTTCCGGGTGCAGGGCTCGAACAACGGCACCGACTGGGTCACCGTCGACGAGCGCAGCGGCGAGCTGTTCAGCGGCCGCGGCGAGACACGCACCTTCACTCTCGCGGCACCGAGCGCCGAGTACACGTACTACCGGCTCGACGTGCTCGCCACCAAGACCCCCAGCAAGAACATCGTGCAGTTGGCCGGATGGGAGCCCATCGCCGTCGACGGCGCATCGCCAGAGCCCGCCGACCTCAAGCTGCAGATCGGCAACGGCCCCACCAGCTCCGATACGGCGAAGACCGGTGTCGGGTTCACCGGCACGAAGGCGCTGCAGTACACCGGACGCCACCTCGCCGCCGGCCCCGCCTCGTCGACGAGCGTCCTGTACGACGACGTCGACCTCGCGGTCGCGGATGACAGCGAGCTGTCGTACCTCGTCTTCCCCGTGCTCGACGGCGAGCAGACCTACGCCGCCACGTTCGTCGCGGTCGACCTGACCTTCGATGACGGCACCTCGCTCTCCACCAGTGGCGCCGTGGACTCCTACGGCTACGGTGCGAACGCGCGGCAGCAGGGGCAGTCCAACGTGCTGTGGCCCAACCAGTGGAACAAGGTGACGGTCGACCTCGGCCAGTTCGCCGGACGCACGGTCGACGACATCCTCTTCACGTATGACCACCCAGGGACCGACGTCAAGGGCGTCGAGGTGCCCACCGGCGAGACCGCCTTCAGCGGCTGGCTGGACGACGTCGCGATCGGTGCGGCCGAAGAGCTCGACACCACCGACGGACTCGTCTCTTACGTCGACACCCGCCGCGGCACGAACTCGACCGGTGGATTCTCGCGCGGCAACAACCTGCCGGCGACCGCGTGGCCGAACGGCTTCAACTTCATCACGCCGATGACCAACGCCGACAACGTCGGCACGCTCTACCAGTACCAGCGCGCCAACAACGCGCAGAACCTGCCGGCTCTGAACGGCATCGGCTTCTCGCACCAGCCGAGCATCTGGATGGGCGATCGCAACCAGATCGCCGTGCTGCCCGCCGCGAACGCGAACCCCACATCGTCGCTGAACGACCGCAAGCTCACGTTCCGTCACGAGAACGAGACCGCCCGGCCCGACATCTACGGCGTCGAGTTCGACAACGGCATCAACACCGAGGTCACCGCGACCGACCACGGCGCGATCTACCGCTTCGAGTTCACCGGTGACGCCAGCTCCGTGCTGATCGACCAGCTCGTGAACAGCTCGAAGCTCACGATCTCCGGCGACACAGTGAGTGGATGGGTCGATGGCGGATCCGGCTACCCCGGGCGCACCCGCATGTTCGTCTACGGCACGTTCGACCGCGAGCCCACGGCATCCGGCGCGACGACACGTGGCGACCGCAACGGCACGGCGCGCTACGCGGCCTTCGACACCACCACCGACCGCACGGTCGAGCTGCGTCTGTCGTCGTCGTTCATCTCGCAGGACCAGGCGAAGGCCAACCACGGCTTCGAGCTCGAGGGCGTCTCGTTCGACCGCGCTCACAAGGCGGTCCGCGATGCATGGAACGAGCGACTCAGCGTCGTGCACGACGTCAAGGGCGCGAGCGACACCCAGCTGGTGACGCTGTACTCGAGCCTGTACCGCCTGAACCTGTACCCGAACTCGCAGTTCGAGAACACGGGTACGGCCACCAAGCCGGTCTACAAGTACGCCAGCCCGGTCTCCGCGACCAGCGGATCGGCGAGCGACACGCAGACCAACGCCGAGATCGTCGACGGCAAGATCTACGTCAACAATGGATTCTGGGACACGTATCGCACGGCCTGGCCGCTGTACTCGCTGCTCTACCCCGACGTGACCGAAGAACTCGTCGACGGCTTCGTGCAGCAGTACCGCGACGGTGGATGGGTCGCGCGGTGGTCGTCCCCCGGCTACGCCGACCTCATGACCGGGACGAGCTCCGACGTCGCTTTCGCAGATGCCTATCTCGCTGGTGCCCTCAGCACCGACACCGCGCTCGAGGCATACGACGCGGCCGTCAAGAACGCCACCGTGCTCCCGGAATCCAACGCCGTCGGGCGCAAGGGTCTCGGGCAGTCGATCTTCCTCGGCTACACCGAGGCGAGCACCCACGAGAGCGCGTCGTGGGGGCTCGAGGGCTACATCAACGACTTCGGCATCGCCGAGATGGCGAAGGCCCTCTCGGAAGACCCGAAGACGCCGACCGACCGCGTCGCACAGCTGAAGGAGGAGGCGACGTACTTCGAAGCACGGGCCGAGCACTACGTCGAGATGTACAACCCCGAAGCGGGCACGTTCACCTCGCGCAACGCGGACGGCAGCTGGACCTCCGGCGCCGACTTCGACAAGAAGGCCTGGGGTGGCGCGTTCACCGAGGCCAGCGCCTGGACCTTCGGATTCCACGCCCCCCACGACGTCGACGGTCTCGCCGCGCTGTACGGCGGACGACAGGAACTCGTCGACGTCATGCACGACTTCCTCACCACGCGGGAGAAGGCGGACTACTCCGGCATCCACGAGGCACGCGAGGCACGCGATGTGCGCCTGGGCATGCTCGGGATGTCGAACCAGATCGCGCACCACATCCCCTACGTGCTCGCCGAGGCGGGCGACCCCTCAGGGGCGCAGGAGCTGATCCGCGACATCCAGGACCGCCTCTTCGTGGGTTCCGACATCGGCCAGGGCTACGCGGGCGATGAGGACAACGGCGAGTTCTCGGCCTGGTACGTCTTCTCGGCCCTCGGCTTCTACCCGCTCGAGGTGGGATCGGGGAACTACACGATCGGTACGCCGCTGTTCGACAGCGCGACGCTCTCGATCGGCGGCACCGACCTGGTCATCAACGCACCGGGAGCGTCGGCGGGCAAGGACTACGTCGCGGGTGTCAGCATCAACGGCACGGCCGTCGAAGAGACCACGTTCGACGGCGATCTGGTGCGCGAGGGAGGAACGCTCGACTTCACGATGAGCGCTGAGCCCTCGGCCTGGGGCAGCAAGGACCTGGGTGAGGAGCTCGAGGTGCCCACCACCCTGGTGGATGCCACGAAGGTCGGCCGCGGCACGCTCACGGCCACCGACGGGACTCCCGTCGGCTCGCTGATCGACGACAACATGAACTCGAAGGTCACCTTCGCAGGCGATTCGACCGAACTGGTGTGGACCTCGCAGTCCGGACCGGTCTCGATCGGTCAGTACACGCTGACGAGCGCCGCGAAGGCGGATGCTCCGTCGAGCTGGACGCTGCAGGGATCGGTCGACGGCAAGACGTGGACCGAGATCGACAGCCGCGAGGGCGAGACATTCATGTGGGACACCCAGACCCGGCCGTTCACGGCTCAGAACGCGGATGGCTTCACGAGCGTGAAGCTCACGCTGACGTCGAAGAGCGAGACGCTGTCGCTGTCGGAGGTCGAGCTGTTCGCCTCGTCATCCGCCGCCGACGGACTCCAGATCTCGGCCGGCGCCCCGCAGCGGGTGAAGGTCGACACCGAGTTCACCGGTTCGCTCGCGACGATCGTCGGCACCGAGACGGAGGCCTCCGGCTACACCGTCACGGTCGACTACGGTGACGGCGCCGAGATGACCGATGTGAAGCTGGTGCGCGATGATCTGGGTGGCTGGAAGGTGAGCGCACCGCACACCTTCACCGCTCCTGGCACGTACTCGGCTGCCGTCACGGTGCGCGACTCGAGCGGCGCAGTGGCCCAGACCACGGCGACCGTCACGGTCTACCGCGACGAGACGCTGGTCGGCGCGTTCAACAACGTCTGCATCGGCGACCTGGGAGTCACCGCGGCCAACTGCGATTCGCAGGGTCACGGCTACTACCGCGACAAGCTCGTCGCCGACGGGTTCGTGCAGGGCGAGACGCTGACCATCCCCGGCACCGAGTTGACGTACGACCTCCCGGCGATCCCGGCAGGTGCACCCGACAACATCACCGGCGAGGGCCAGACCGTGCGCCTGTCGCTCGGCTCCGGCGCCACGCAGCTCTCGTTTATCGGAACGGCGACCGAGAGCAACCGCGACTCGGAGGCCGTGCTGCACTTCACCGACGGCAGCACGCAGACGGTGACGATCAGCCTCGGCGACTGGGTCGGAGCATCCGGCAACCCCTACAAGCAGAACACCGTGTTGACGATCTCGGAGGGTCGTCTCTCCGGGACGGGTGCGGAATCGGGAGGCGCCAAGAACACGGCGATCTTCGCGACCGCGCCGATCACGCTCGATGTCGATGACAAGGGTGCCCCGAAGGTCGTCGAGTCGCTGACGATGCCGAAGGAGCCGGGTTCGTTGAACGACGGACGCGTGCACATCTTCGCCATCGGTTCCGACGGCGACCGCTCGGCCGCTGCACCGCTGAACGTCGAGGCCGGCACGGTGTCGGGTCAGATCGCCGGTGAGGCATTCGACGCGACGCTCGCCACGGTCACCGGCGGTGCCGGAGACAGCACCGCGATCGTCAACTGGGGTGACGGTTCTCCCGTCGCCGCGGTCGATGTCGAGGACGGCGCCGTCGCCGCCGGTCACACCTACGCCACGGCGGGCACCTTCACGGTGACCGTCACGGCGGACGACGGTGTGCAGTCGGCGGATGCGACGCTGGAGATCGCGGTCGAGGAGCCGGAGCCCGAGTACGCTCCGGAGATCGCGGCACCCGAAGAAGCCCACCCCGGCGACTCGGTCGAGATCACCGGCACCGGCTTCGCCCCCGGCGAGAACGTGTCGATCCGCATCGACGACGAGGAGGCGGTGGTCGTGAAGGCTGATGACGACGGCGCGATCCGCGGCGACATCATCGTGCCGGAGGATGCGGTGGATGGCGATCACCCCGTGGTGGCGCTGGGCGACGTCTCGAACGTCGAAGCCCGGACGTCACTCCGGGTCACCGCCGAGACCTCGGCGCCGCAGAGCACCTCGGTCACCCTGACCGCGGGCACAGACGACGCCGTCGCCGGCGAGTCGGTCGAGCTCACCGCGACGGTCACCCCGGCCGGCGCGGCGGGCAAGGTCGACTTCATCGAGGGTGACACCGTGGTCGGCTCGGCCACCGTCACCGCAGGCACTGCGACGGCCGATGTGCTGATCGCGACCTCGGGTACGCACACCTTCGTGGCGCGGTTCGTGCCGTCGGACCCGGAGGCCTACCGCGGCTCCGAGTCTGCGCCGCTCACGCTCGAGGTCCGAGGCACCCCGGTGCTGGAGGCCGAGCTCGTGATCGGTCAGAAGAGCGTGATGCAGGGCGGCAGCGTCGAGGTGATCGGCCGCGGCTTCGCCTCGGGTGAGAAGGTCACCCTCACACTGCACTCCGACCCGATCCGCCTCGGTGAGGTCACGGCAGACGGCACCGGAGCGTTCCGCGTGCAGCTGACGGTGCCGGCATCCGCTCCGGTGGGCGCCCACACGCTCATCGCGGAAGGCGTCGACTCCGGTCTGAGTGCCGAGGGCGCCCTGCGGGTGACCGCTGCGGCCGGTGGCGGCGACGGACTGGCAGGAACGGGTGGAGCGATCCCTCTGACGCTCATCAGCCTGTTGCTGGTGCTGCTCGCCGCCGGTGGCGTGCTCGTCGTCCGCCGGCGTCGCGTGGAGTCCTGA
- a CDS encoding LacI family DNA-binding transcriptional regulator, protein MTRTDDEATPRPTLAQVAARAGVSLKTASRALGGESYVSAKTLASVLAAAAELDYQRNAAASLLASGRLAESIGLITGDFTNPFYSALAQAIEDEIRPRGMHLSVANSRESAEQEQRVAHDLADRQTKAVITVSAMTDHSEYAQLQARGIPVVFVDRPAENLDADSIVFDNREGGRLAARHLIDAGHHRIAFIGDYAWLPTYRQRLAGMGDVLDDLPRGEGADWRELLRTDAHDVASSRECMRGLLALENPPTAVVAGNNRILLGVMEEIADHPQASPAVIGFDEPEWAQVLGISVVTGDVEALGRQAARLAVARLSDRTRAYESVVIPMQLIARRSTVASLGSTD, encoded by the coding sequence ATGACACGAACAGACGATGAGGCGACGCCGCGACCGACCCTCGCGCAGGTCGCCGCCCGTGCGGGCGTCAGTCTGAAGACGGCGTCCCGAGCTCTCGGCGGCGAGTCCTATGTGAGTGCGAAGACGCTGGCGAGCGTGCTGGCCGCAGCCGCCGAGCTCGACTATCAACGCAACGCCGCCGCGAGCCTGCTCGCCAGCGGACGGCTGGCCGAGTCGATCGGACTCATCACGGGCGACTTCACCAACCCCTTCTATTCCGCGCTCGCGCAGGCCATCGAAGATGAGATCCGCCCCCGCGGCATGCACCTCTCGGTCGCGAACTCCCGCGAGTCTGCCGAGCAGGAGCAGCGCGTGGCCCACGACCTCGCCGACCGACAGACCAAGGCCGTGATCACGGTCTCCGCCATGACCGACCACTCCGAGTACGCCCAGCTCCAGGCCCGCGGCATCCCCGTCGTCTTCGTGGACCGCCCCGCCGAGAACCTCGACGCGGACTCGATCGTCTTCGACAACCGCGAGGGCGGGCGGCTGGCCGCCCGGCACCTGATCGACGCCGGCCACCACCGCATCGCCTTCATCGGCGACTACGCCTGGCTGCCCACGTATCGCCAGCGCCTCGCCGGCATGGGCGACGTGCTCGACGATCTCCCTCGCGGCGAAGGCGCGGACTGGCGCGAACTGCTGCGCACCGACGCCCACGACGTCGCCTCCTCGCGCGAGTGCATGCGCGGGCTGCTCGCCCTCGAGAACCCGCCGACCGCGGTGGTCGCGGGGAACAACCGCATCCTCCTCGGTGTGATGGAGGAGATCGCCGATCACCCGCAGGCGTCTCCCGCGGTGATCGGCTTCGACGAACCGGAGTGGGCGCAGGTGCTCGGCATCAGCGTCGTCACCGGCGACGTCGAGGCACTGGGGCGTCAGGCCGCACGCCTCGCCGTCGCGCGCCTGAGCGACCGCACCCGCGCCTACGAGAGCGTCGTGATCCCGATGCAGCTCATCGCACGGCGATCGACGGTCGCGTCCCTGGGCTCGACCGACTGA
- a CDS encoding amidohydrolase, translated as MTTVFTGRIRPLSPTIEAEAEAMAVEDGRIVQVGTAAELAERFPDADTIALDGWVMPGLIEPHGHPSFSAIVLSDLVVDIRPVIVPDADGALETIRRAVADAEGAVFVNGWDALLQRGLPDPDMRYLDELAGSVPLVVIHNSGHSAYFNAAAAKTAGIDESTTDPVGASFGRADDGALTGVALEAAAVEMVLAPLLATAQRHMPALLAGHLRDLAARGVTTVSDLSWNSELNPLIAALRSRGQLPVRLRWYEMSRPGGVAAPRGDADPVFRQTGVKTWSDGSPWIGNIATSFPYLDTQATRDLGLEPHHIGHANYTPDELRAIAEPYAAGGWQLACHAHGDRAVDATLDVYEQIISRHDLHDHRFRLEHCGAMTPAQFARAAELGVTVSLFVDHITYWGEVLVDDLFGPEHGGAWADAGAAFAAGHRATFHNDGWVTPNEPFRNMAVAETRTTRNGFRMPGGTPVSREQALLAHTANAAWQLFSEHEVGSLAAGLFADFLVVDRDPVTVPAEELAQTVVLSTYLAGERVV; from the coding sequence ATGACGACTGTCTTCACCGGCCGCATCCGTCCGCTCTCCCCCACGATCGAGGCGGAGGCGGAGGCGATGGCTGTGGAGGACGGGCGGATCGTGCAGGTCGGGACTGCCGCCGAGCTGGCCGAGCGGTTCCCGGACGCCGACACCATCGCCCTTGACGGATGGGTCATGCCGGGCTTGATCGAACCGCACGGGCATCCCTCGTTCTCGGCGATCGTTTTGTCAGACCTGGTCGTCGACATCCGCCCGGTGATCGTCCCGGATGCCGATGGTGCGCTCGAGACGATCCGGCGGGCCGTGGCGGATGCCGAGGGTGCCGTGTTCGTGAACGGATGGGATGCGCTGCTGCAGCGCGGGCTCCCCGACCCGGACATGCGCTACCTCGACGAGCTCGCCGGATCGGTGCCGCTGGTCGTGATCCACAACTCGGGTCACTCGGCGTACTTCAACGCGGCCGCCGCGAAGACCGCGGGCATCGACGAATCCACGACGGACCCGGTCGGCGCCTCGTTCGGTCGTGCCGACGACGGCGCGCTCACCGGCGTCGCGCTCGAGGCCGCCGCGGTGGAGATGGTCCTCGCTCCCCTGCTCGCCACCGCGCAGCGGCACATGCCGGCGTTGCTCGCCGGTCACCTGCGCGATCTCGCCGCGCGCGGGGTCACCACGGTCTCGGACCTGTCGTGGAACTCCGAGCTCAACCCCCTGATTGCGGCGCTGCGGTCGAGGGGCCAGCTGCCGGTGCGACTGCGCTGGTACGAGATGTCGCGTCCCGGCGGAGTCGCAGCCCCGCGCGGCGACGCCGATCCGGTGTTCCGGCAGACCGGGGTGAAGACCTGGTCGGACGGCTCTCCGTGGATCGGCAACATCGCCACGTCGTTCCCCTACCTCGACACGCAGGCCACGCGGGATCTGGGACTCGAGCCGCACCACATCGGTCACGCGAACTACACGCCCGATGAACTCCGGGCGATCGCCGAGCCCTATGCGGCCGGTGGATGGCAGCTCGCCTGCCACGCGCACGGCGACCGCGCGGTAGACGCGACCCTCGACGTGTACGAGCAGATCATCTCTCGCCACGACCTGCACGACCATCGATTCCGGCTGGAGCACTGCGGGGCCATGACGCCGGCACAGTTCGCACGCGCAGCCGAGCTCGGCGTCACGGTCAGCCTCTTCGTCGACCACATCACCTATTGGGGCGAAGTGCTGGTCGACGACCTGTTCGGCCCGGAGCACGGCGGCGCCTGGGCGGATGCCGGAGCGGCATTCGCTGCGGGGCACCGTGCGACCTTCCACAACGACGGCTGGGTGACCCCGAACGAGCCGTTCCGCAACATGGCCGTCGCCGAGACCCGCACCACCCGCAACGGCTTTCGGATGCCGGGGGGCACGCCGGTCTCGCGCGAGCAGGCGCTCCTCGCGCACACGGCGAACGCGGCATGGCAGCTGTTCAGTGAGCATGAGGTCGGATCGCTGGCCGCGGGTTTGTTCGCCGACTTCCTGGTGGTCGACCGTGATCCCGTCACAGTTCCGGCAGAAGAACTCGCGCAGACCGTCGTGCTGTCGACCTATCTCGCCGGCGAGCGGGTGGTCTGA
- a CDS encoding NUDIX hydrolase — MDLRVAAYAVVTDDDGRLLLARWTEGRRVAWTMPGGGLEPGEPPEDAVRRELREETGYSVKVGELLGVHSRVIPATQRVQKAAEPLHTLRIVYRAQVTGGKLRFETDGSTDMAEWFSRRAVADLQRVKLVDIAMRMAGIY, encoded by the coding sequence ATGGACCTGCGTGTCGCGGCGTACGCGGTCGTCACAGACGACGACGGCCGGCTGCTGCTCGCGCGCTGGACCGAAGGTCGCCGTGTGGCGTGGACCATGCCCGGCGGTGGGCTCGAGCCGGGCGAACCACCGGAAGACGCCGTGCGCCGTGAACTCCGCGAGGAGACGGGCTACAGCGTCAAGGTCGGAGAACTGCTGGGTGTCCACTCCCGCGTGATCCCGGCGACACAGCGGGTACAGAAGGCGGCGGAGCCCTTGCACACCCTGCGCATCGTCTACCGTGCGCAGGTCACGGGCGGCAAGCTGCGGTTCGAGACCGACGGCTCGACCGACATGGCGGAGTGGTTCTCCCGCCGCGCGGTCGCCGATCTGCAGAGGGTCAAGCTGGTCGACATCGCGATGCGGATGGCCGGCATCTACTGA
- a CDS encoding helix-turn-helix domain-containing protein, whose translation MARMDADTAAVLEAIGPRLRRLRASRTLTLSEVAALSGLSVSALSRIETGHRQPTLDALIPLARAYGVSLDRLIAAPETGDPRVNLEPQRLSTGGVAVPLTQYPGRVQAFKHVLGPREPVLVSHRGHAWIHVLAGRLRLILGSQEHQLEPGEQVEFDSSTPHWFGPADQLAVEILHLFVPDGERPITRALPTPPA comes from the coding sequence ATGGCACGCATGGATGCCGACACCGCCGCCGTGCTGGAGGCCATCGGCCCGCGACTGCGACGTCTGCGCGCGTCACGCACCCTGACGCTTTCCGAGGTCGCCGCTCTCTCCGGCCTGTCCGTGAGCGCGCTGTCGCGCATCGAGACCGGGCACCGGCAGCCGACGCTCGACGCGCTGATCCCGCTCGCCCGCGCGTACGGCGTCTCGCTGGACCGGCTCATCGCCGCACCCGAGACCGGGGATCCGCGGGTGAACCTCGAGCCGCAACGACTCAGCACGGGGGGAGTGGCCGTGCCGCTCACGCAGTACCCCGGGCGCGTGCAGGCGTTCAAGCACGTGCTCGGGCCGCGCGAGCCGGTGCTGGTGAGCCACCGCGGTCACGCATGGATCCACGTGCTCGCCGGACGCCTGCGGCTGATCCTCGGAAGTCAGGAGCACCAGCTCGAACCAGGGGAGCAGGTGGAGTTCGACTCCTCGACCCCGCACTGGTTCGGTCCGGCCGATCAGCTGGCGGTCGAGATCCTGCACCTCTTCGTCCCCGACGGCGAGCGGCCGATCACCCGCGCGCTCCCGACCCCACCCGCGTGA
- a CDS encoding M24 family metallopeptidase: MSTLPFSSSVYASRLDRAAALAADAGLDAIIVGPGPDLQYLVGVEGDTIERLTALVLGPDIAPTVVVPRMELAKVRSTAVGALGLRLADWVDGENPYDLVAEALGTVTRVGVSDALPALHVIPIGERLGVTLELATPVLRESRMVKDDAEITELRRAGDAIDAVHRRVPEWLRAGRTEREVAADIAEAIVAEGHRTVEFVIVGSGPNGADPHHEVSDRVIQEGDIVVVDIGGAVPSGYNSDSTRTYVVGQPDPAAAERISVLVRAQQAAVDAARPGATAEEVDAAARDVLTAAGLGEAFLHRTGHGIGVSVHEEPYIAPGNDLVLREGMAFSIEPGIYFAGEWGARIEDIVVVTAEGCERLNVAPHGLTSV, translated from the coding sequence GTGAGCACTCTGCCCTTCTCCTCGTCTGTTTACGCCAGCCGCCTCGACCGTGCCGCCGCCCTCGCGGCCGACGCCGGACTCGACGCGATCATCGTCGGCCCGGGTCCGGATCTGCAGTATCTGGTGGGCGTCGAAGGCGACACGATCGAGCGTCTGACCGCCCTCGTCCTCGGCCCCGATATCGCCCCCACCGTCGTGGTGCCGCGGATGGAGTTGGCGAAGGTGCGCTCGACAGCGGTCGGTGCGCTCGGCCTGCGCCTGGCGGACTGGGTCGACGGCGAGAACCCGTACGACCTCGTCGCCGAGGCGCTGGGCACCGTGACCCGCGTCGGCGTCTCGGATGCCCTGCCGGCGCTGCACGTGATTCCGATCGGAGAGCGGCTGGGGGTGACCCTCGAACTCGCGACCCCGGTGCTGCGCGAAAGCCGCATGGTCAAGGACGACGCCGAGATCACGGAACTGCGCCGTGCCGGTGACGCCATCGACGCCGTGCACCGCCGCGTGCCGGAGTGGCTGCGTGCCGGTCGCACCGAACGCGAGGTCGCGGCGGACATCGCCGAGGCGATCGTGGCGGAGGGACATCGCACGGTCGAGTTCGTGATCGTGGGCTCGGGGCCGAACGGTGCGGATCCGCATCACGAGGTCTCGGATCGCGTGATCCAGGAGGGCGACATCGTGGTGGTCGACATCGGCGGTGCCGTGCCCAGCGGCTACAACTCCGACAGCACCCGCACCTATGTCGTCGGACAGCCCGACCCCGCCGCCGCCGAGCGCATCTCCGTGCTCGTGCGCGCACAGCAGGCCGCTGTCGATGCTGCTCGTCCAGGGGCCACCGCTGAAGAGGTCGATGCTGCCGCCCGCGACGTGCTCACCGCCGCGGGACTCGGAGAGGCGTTCCTGCACCGCACCGGCCATGGCATCGGCGTCTCGGTACACGAAGAGCCGTACATCGCACCCGGCAACGACCTCGTGTTGCGCGAAGGCATGGCGTTCAGCATCGAGCCCGGCATCTACTTCGCCGGCGAGTGGGGCGCGCGTATCGAAGACATCGTGGTGGTGACAGCCGAGGGGTGCGAGCGCCTGAACGTCGCGCCGCACGGACTCACCTCGGTCTGA